From the Nilaparvata lugens isolate BPH unplaced genomic scaffold, ASM1435652v1 scaffold5830, whole genome shotgun sequence genome, the window ggtataaactcccgctgaaatagaaaacaatgtaaacaaactctacagaagttttctatccgatgctgacgtcacgatggggcgatatggtaGTAGATGTTGgtttcatcgactttcagtatgaatatacaatgggccgtgtctattctataactggtctaaggcttTAACCATGAACATGTAACCTCAAAGTTCAAATTCTAACCTCacttcatcaaaaatacatggtactacgcaactcaagtcgaggctcgaccgacatgtcgagtcgacgctcgactcagtctcacagtcttGAGGTCGCAGAGACTAGAAtcaactggtctgagtgtcaccatttgaaaacacatgctgcgtcgagaagagactagagttgcagtctcttctcgacttgagtcgcgtaagtgtgagttgagcctttatGCTTCTTATGCAGATATATATGAAAatgtattctattatattaagcgagcaattcctgtatatGGTTTCTTAAGAGTGTAATAGCCTATGTTATGCGAATAAAATTGAAGTCTATTTTTCGACATGTCTATCTAGATCAGTGCTTCCCCCAATAAGTGGTCCGCGAAAGCTCTGGAAGTAGTCCGTGAGGAGTCCGAGGggagaaaaatttatgtttcaagCTTTATTTGTGTTTTTGAAATAATCCATATTGGtctatattaaagtataatTAAAATGTTATACCAAACTCTTCATAAGTTTaaaatatgtttccaatcggtaaaaGAAGTGATACGTTTTAAATTTGGAATGCAATAAGATAggattataaaatttgtttggaATCCTAATAACAGATTTATACCACGTGACTAGCCAATCTGCCTGACATTTGATGGCCAAACTGTATTAGGCTCAGCctaatttttcctccaatgtcataattgtattatgattattgtgttttatacaataaatgaatgaataaatgtgtTTTTAAccataacctaacctaaccattTTGTGATGCATTAATTTGAAGTGGCTAATTGTTTGATGTTGTTTGAACAGACCGCCGGAGCACAGTGTTAGCAGTCCAACAGCACCGCCGCGCATGCGCAAATCACTTGCGCTGTCAGACAGCAGTTCACGTGACTCTCTGCCGCCTCCGCACGACTCGATTCCAGCCGCCTCCGCTATAGCGGGCAGCATCGCCGCCAGCCAGGAACTGCCCTATATGACGCCGCCCCTCGTTCTCTCTGCCGCCTCCACGGCAGCCCCCTCCGCTTCTAACCAGCAGCACTTTAGTGGCGATTCGCAGGATTCCAGCAGTAAGTTGACAAAAACCGTTTTCAATaaggatgataataataagattAATAAATTTGACTGTATCTCTGTGTGAAAATGTACAAAACcagtgaaaaatgaagaataaaagcTTAGGTTAAGAAAAGCTTtaagttgggaaaagcttagttTAGGAAAATCTTCGGTTAGGAGAATCTAAGGTTAGGAgaatctaaggttaggaaaagcttaggttaggaaaagctcagcTTAGAAAAAGCTTAGTTTAGGAGAGAGTTGGTCTTGGCTCAGGCTCAATAAGCTTTGGTCAGACTTGGTCAGGTTAGCAATTATTTGACTTGATTTAAGagtttcaattaaaaattattgttgtaataAGAAAATGTGCACAAAAGTAAAAGTTTGTACCTTTTTCACCACTTTTTCATCTCCTATTTCTGAACTTCAAAGTTTTTTCTATACTCTAAGACTTCTTATCTCTACCTTTTGATAAACCTCTTTAAACTCAACTCTTGAATCCTACCTCAAtgttcaattctattcaatcttcttaattactataaataatGACTTGAGACTGGTTTAATTGGAATCGTCCTCAATAAAAAATACGATTCGTCAAATTTGAAGTCACCAAGAATtgttaaaaatacaaataataatgaacatTTTAATTCTTTCATTACCAAAAAATACCAATTTCTGTACCTAGTGTTTCAGTTAGCTATAACAACTCTTTTTTGGTAAATTAATGCAAACTTCctggaataatatattatttctatttcatcaAGTAGTAATCAATTATATGGTATTTCAATGTTCATGCTTGCCTGCCGTAACTCTTCAATCACTttcgaagaagttgaattgatgccTACATTCATTCGAGCAATcgcttattttgaaatctttaaCTAGGCCGTATCTCAGAGTCAGCTGTTGCATTGGCTTCTTACTTCATTGTtaacataacctcattcttcattATTGACTCCCACTACAGACtcaagtctttgtggagagtattcactgttaaatgtgtaaatgaattttataaatttgtattatgttttgtgaataaaaagttatttgatttgaCTTCAGAAACTCAAActtgtttttttaatgtttaaattagtcTTTTAAGATACAATTTATATTACCGGCACCTATTttttttcctcttcaattcaaaaaaaaattgagtcgatatctttaaaaatagttgagatacaaTTGTGCCGTAATTAGTCACATATACCTTCAATAATTATGTGTGCATTGTGTTAATTTTTCGTTGGAAATGTTTCAGAAGGCTACACAAGCATCAGTGTTCGAGAGCCTTTGTCGACGATTCTTGGTGAGAGGAGTCGATCTCAGCGACAGGATTTGATCGATTCACACTACATGACTGTGTCTGATGACTCAGGTGATCATTCTCACCCAATTTTAGATAAAATGAGAGCTAAACTCCTCTAAATGCCATTTATAAGTTTAAAAATAATGCATGAATTATGTATAGTTCATGCGAATGAGTTTTAAAATAATCttggtttggaacccacctaaatCTGTCCACTCATCTCTAGTAATCAAAAGTTCCACCACCCACGCACAAAGTactcttcatattgaatttcttcatcTATAATGAACTACTTTCATCTAGTTTCAACACCAAAATTACGTCTTGCAGAGTATAATATGTGTGAAAATATGGAATATTTACTGACTGGAGCTTGCTTTCGAATCTTATAGGTCAATAGGACTGTTGGGGGCGTATTCCTAAATCCTATAGGGGCATTTACATTTGTCAAGTTTACAAGAACAAAAACTTGAATCCACTAtacccttagaccagttatagaatagacacggcctattgtatattcatactgaaagtcgatgaaaccaacatctactgccatatctccaaatcgtgacgtcagcatcagatagaaaacttttctgtagagtttgtttacattgttttccatagcagattgtgtctatttcagcgggagcgcagctggagtttaccattttaatgaataataatttacatcctgaaatagacacaatctgaaagttttctatccgatgatgacgtcacgatttggagatatggcagtagatgttggcttcagaggctagacttcccagcgtgtctattctataactggtctaagactATACCAATGTAgacccttcttcaagttttgatGATTCAAGTGGATGTTAAACATGTTTGACTTTTGGGTTCAACTTGAAGGTGCAATCAATAATGAAACATCAATAGAGTTGAACAATAATGAGAAAATGAGGTCAAAATCAGTTGTCGGTCAATGTAGAATGTATAAAAACAACTTcataaaaaactagaaaaataagaagaaaattcTGAGATTAAATAGATTTTTCACTTCATGATAAATAtcatcggggaccgagcttcgctctggagtacaaaagcataaaaaaatctttacgaaagaagaaattataataatatttatagttcatacagaaatgttctatctaatcccAGTGAATTGAGaaccaaaattcaaactttactGGAAATGCCGCACGCAGTGAGGCTGCGCGCCCGCCGAAAggttaattcccagaggaatgcgaaaatttccctcacaaaggcccggttgcacaaaagccggttaaattttaatcctgattaattttacgtgaaccaaatcagagaagaccatttcaaaaagattgtTCTACTGGAATAAATCAGGAtaaaaaataacccggcttttttgcaaccggcactaagtacctgattgaataattacaaaagttcaacagctgagtcataattttgacacagtcccacacacatgaactcgctcactcacttccatcatcaacagacgacgaaataattattatcagctgtttataTAGTTTAtatcgtttaatagtataggattatatACTTTTGGGGCTATGAAAACGTGTAAGTAAACTGGACTTTTGACTTCAAGTTTCCAAAATCGTCCATTTACCTCAAACGTTAAAATGAACTTGAATTAAAGGAatcttgactaatgtaaacccTACCTATCCGATTCGAAAGCATGCTCCAGTCAGTgagtaaatatttattatttttacaattattgTAGTCTGCAAGTTTAAACTTGATGAAACccttttcaacattttttttatattcatacAAGATGGTTCTGCTcagataactagtagttctgtgaacagtagacctcgtgcagttataaaccgcagcctcctcttatactgtccatcagagtaaatcctgtctgtatgtcgtgtcggagagatatcggtgtgaaaacggctaatggctgttcgggttggtgtatcaaagatgctaacatcaaaagataatctccttcaagacatactggcaacaggacagacAGCCctgcagagaaagttcgagagacaatactatgttattttagttactaattgcatgcgttattgcacgcaatcaatagtttatttaatagtgcataaaaattgcattcaatgaggcatgcaattaatagtctacacagctgctgattttttaccaagttacattaagataatccactcgacagcatatttatgatgaataattctatagtctgatttttactctaatattggcgtatgaaggaggctcctttttccttttatattatccttgaaatgcaaaatttccaaaaaccttgtatatacatcgtcgcgcaatttaaaatggaacattcctgtcaaatttcatgaaaatctattgctgcgtttcgctgtaaatgcgcaacatataaacattcaaacatgaagagaaatgtcaaaccgtcgacttgaatcttagacttcacttcgctcggtcaataattagaTTTGCTTTGTTGATGGACGAAATGTACGCGCCAATCGAATAGCATTTTTGTTCGtgacatttatttttattacataCATCATGTTTCTACTGATTTTCTCAgataattttgatgagttatgtTTTGggtatcattaataaattaataattatatttattttgttgatagacGAAATGTACGCGGCAATCGAAGAGCCAGGCCAGGCTGTGTACACGAGTGGGAGTGAGACGTACGCGCGCATCCGTCCCAACCCTCTCCCTCAGACGAGGCCTCCTCCCGCTCCCGTTCCCCCCGAAGACAGAGACAGAGAGCTGGAGAGGCCTCCCTCGCAGCAAGCCAGGCGGATGTCGCATTCCCGGCAAggtataagcatagagaaacaatagcgtaagtagatatcccatggtatagggcgttaatgtcgcaacttctactgttatctgaagccgattactgttgattattgtcaaattttactgttttgttggggtgagagtgtatgaacggcacaatatgggagactaccagtgtcacacagcttcacgggaaagaattacatgaactatcagcttaagataacagtaagagttgcgacataaacgccctataccatgggatatctacttatgctgttgtttctctatggaACAAGTCACAACTGTTATCCCACAAAAGTTGTAACAGCTGATGATTCAGCagattctttattcattcatacaataagtacatcataaaaaatgatagggagagaaaaaataagataaccttgtaatattcctctcccaaatttagataaggttacccatagtccgaaataggttattCATGATTATTCATGGTTATGAAGTCCATCTAAATACATCAGTTGTACtacatgaattttattttatgttttattattttattttataatttcacataAAATCACACAGCAGAGCAGAGCTCCAATGTTGTATGAAATGTCACAACTATTATAAATGGAAACAATGATAACAAAACATGaataatcaatgataaataataccTTATAATATAGAgtctattgaaatttcaaaataaagtatTGAGGATATGGTCAACGCTCCTTGGTTCATCAGaaataatgggccatatgaataaagtttagcatttgcttcatttcctatgaataaacgtgagcaaaacattttgctcatgctcatcaaaaaaatagtttgagcatttgctcaaaattaaAAGCTTATACTTGAAagtgtatgaataaactagagcatttgttcaacttttgaagcaaatgcttaaaaaaaggtacgtctagtctagagcagcttatcaccttttgctcatagtaaaatggctcaactaattcgtatgaggaagaggaaactataccagatacgattacaaccaatagttgagaactataaaactcttttagattcaaccatgatatatatcaccattatttccacaaagaataaattcaaaatagctaTTTGATATatagatagccatcacaaaataggaaataggcatttaagaagatgagaatgTGACGATTATTAGAaggatattgatattataaaattatgccgaagattattatagagatgacattttttcacgctattatttcaaaattctaaactcaaccaacctaaaactcaattcataaatagaaaacagagcagacgacgcaaacacaagcggtgtctcctacttgcatatttagcgcggCTTACGTGAGGCCGCTTTGTTTTtgttataaaaacaaagtaaggccacaaaggcgaatcagctgatgaaaaatctgtacgtgagcatttgctccagagttcaggagcataaggtaagagtataaggtaaagcttattcatataaaaatgagcaaatgctcatgcttctacctaatgcttatgagcaaaaccttatgctccatgctcatgagcatatgctttggttttattcatatggcccattgactTACATAGAGATCTACGCATTCCATTTGTGTCCAGTGAGATAAGTCGATTCGCCGTGCGGCATGAGTCGAGACTCCATCATCATGTCAACCCTGAGGCTAGCCAACTACTACAGAACGAAGATCTTACCAGGAGGCTGAAGAGAAGAAAGCCTTTTGAACTAGTTTAAAATCAATTTGTGATAGTGTACGCAGACATTTTCACTGCTCTCATAATCTCAGAACTACTTGGGCCATCAATGGATGAACTgaagttttatagtttttcatagTGTAAAATTtatagtaaaattaaaattaatggttagtctctgagactaattttaataaaatcaacataataacattcatatcaGCTGTAAATAactaatagtgagtaggtttttgattttgtatttaaatttttcaaataagtacaatatttctcaagtttttatcttattgtaataaattctgtgattCTGGGCCGTTTGTAGAGTCAAACCTTAAAcagaatttaatcagctggtggcttgaactcaaaatgaatcacattataacaaacgagacttgatacggatttaatccagtttaaaaagaaattcagtttaaactgtcactgtgcaaactgcactgagagtataaaatcaaaattcaaaatttttaatcatcattcctggaccgaaaatcaagtgatgaagcagtgtgtgattacataaccttgaCTTTTGGACAACttaaaacattttatcaaaatttttggagagaaatagtacagactcagcctagtttttcctccaatgtcataattatattatgattatagtgttttatacaataaatgaatgaattaattaacataaaaaat encodes:
- the LOC120356117 gene encoding uncharacterized protein LOC120356117, yielding EHPYAQVHANGVAGGSTAKHNNSAVPSASSQPPEHSVSSPTAPPRMRKSLALSDSSSRDSLPPPHDSIPAASAIAGSIAASQELPYMTPPLVLSAASTAAPSASNQQHFSGDSQDSSKGYTSISVREPLSTILGERSRSQRQDLIDSHYMTVSDDSDEMYAAIEEPGQAVYTSGSETYARIRPNPLPQTRPPPAPVPPEDRDRELERPPSQQARRMSHSRQASSSSSASSGGMSPNSPKPEKRQAHSPFRATP